From one Methylomonas paludis genomic stretch:
- the rpsT gene encoding 30S ribosomal protein S20, translating into MANSPQAKKRARQAEQSRIRNAGQRSNLRTFIKKVIAAVRAGDKEQAQVAFKTAVPIIDSAVNKGLIHKNKAARSKSRLNNRLRAMA; encoded by the coding sequence ATGGCTAATTCACCACAAGCTAAAAAAAGAGCGCGCCAGGCTGAGCAAAGCCGTATTCGCAATGCCGGACAGCGCAGCAACTTACGTACTTTTATTAAAAAAGTAATCGCTGCCGTCAGAGCAGGCGATAAAGAGCAAGCTCAAGTCGCGTTTAAAACCGCCGTGCCAATTATTGATTCAGCTGTTAACAAGGGCTTAATTCACAAGAATAAAGCCGCTCGCAGCAAAAGCAGACTGAACAACAGACTGCGCGCAATGGCTTAA